Below is a window of Solanum stenotomum isolate F172 chromosome 7, ASM1918654v1, whole genome shotgun sequence DNA.
ACCACACACCATACCGATGGTCCATGGTCCCTTCCACGGGCCGTGGGAGGTCTTCGTCAGTGGCACCTACAACATCTGGAAAATCTACCACTTGGTCTTTCTcgaatctggggtgttacatcatctcctccttgggaatattcgtcctcgaatgaggtcTAAACTAgttgagtatggagggaaggagCTGCAACCTttcactaagtactagaaactgatatctGACTGAATAGAGTTCCAAGAActtgcaaatatgctgaaatgcaAGAATAACTGAAGGAACAAGATACTGAGACTAAATCTACGCAAGAATAAACTAagagactggagaggaactattacctcaagctgaacggaatcgaaaggaaagagatgaggatacttggccttcatggctgcttctactTCCTAAGTAGCTCTCTCTACGAACGAActtctccacaaaaccttcactgaagctacttctttatttttcaacctATGAACTTGACGGTCAAGAATCTCTACTagcacctcttcataagtgagactatccttcaaaGCCACACTCTCTCATGGTTCTATTGATgccggatcacccacacactttttcaacaagaaaatgtgaaagactggatgaaccACTACTAGTTCtactggcaactctaactcataaggcATATTACCAACCCTTTACAGGATTCATTAAGGACCTACATacctgggactgagcttccctttctttccaaatctcatcacccctttaataggtgacactttcaggaaaacccaatcatcgatttttaactctaagtcccttctccttacatctgcataggacttctgacgaCTTAGGgatgtcttaagtctatctctgatgagctgaACCTTTTCCATAGAttcatgaaccgaatctggcccaatcattgctgcttcacctacttcaaacaaAGCAATCAAGGACATGCATCTAcacccatataatgcctcataagaGGATATCTAAGTATTGGAATggaagctattattataggctaactctatgagaggtaggtgatcatcccaactacctttgaaatcgatcacgcgCGCTCTCaatatgtcctctaaggtctaaatggtACATTCTTTCGGACCATActtctgtggatgaaatgttgtactgagATTCACCttagtaccaagacctttctgaaataaTTTCCATAAATGAGAGCTAAACTAAGGACCATTatctctactcttcctcaactcagtgctcaagtctttaaaacaatttgtaaatAGACTTCCTAAAATAGAGTTCATGccaaattatggacgtgaacaactcaattcaaggttttcaataaccatgcatAGAAGTCAATACTTGGAATTCAACAACTTAAGAACATaaggagtcaatgatactacccatctcaagaatgctcaactcggagggttcatgcagaattatgagcatgaactactcaactcaaggactaaATGATAACTCTCATCTctagactgctcgacttatagagCTCATGcggaccatccgtctgtggatgaaatgttgtactgaAATTCACCTTAGTActaagacctttctgaaataaTTTCCATAAATGAGTGCTAAACTAAGGaactctatctgagatgatagacaaggggACCCCATGAAACCTGACTATCTAATGGATGTAGAGTCTAGTGTAGTCCTCCAATGAATCTAtagtcttgacagccaagaACTGAGCGGACTTAGTGACCCTgtccactatcacccaaatggagtcatgttgtctgggAGTACGACATAAACTTGTAATGAAGTCTGTGTTTATCACTTCCACTTCCAGGTAGGAAATCTAATCTcctgagtcatacctcctggttacTGATGTTGTAAATTAACCTTATGGCAATTTGGACTCTTAGCCACAGATCCTTCTATGTCCCTCTTCATGtcgttccaccaaaagactttaTGTatatcacggtacatcttagtggcacctagaTGAATGGACTACCTGGAGTTATGAGATTCGGTAAGGATCTGTTGCCTTAAATCAATCatcttaggaacacataagcgaccctGATAACGAAGCAGACCATCTCCTACTTGGGAAAAAACCTGAACTTTCTGCTAATGGACTGCACTTTTCAATTGAAGTAACATAGGATCACTatcttatttttccttaacctctgctaccaatgaatattttaatctattatggactatcacaccaccatctgcGTATCCGTAAGGccaactcctaagcgagcaagctgGTGAACATTTTTTGCTAAGTCTTTCCTCTGTTCCTCAGCATGTGCTATACTACTCATAGACAGTCTACTGAGATCATCAACAACTAAATTGGCCTTAATAGGATGGTTGTCACGACtcgggagcacccccaagtcgtaacaaggcgtactcgaccccgaaggggtcttatacaagccacatagtcattcattgcattcaataatgaaaatagcgcggaataataatagaaaaacttatttacatccacacatttaaacttcttaaaacaactttaaaaacacacagcggaagtctaagtctcacatggccatcttagacacagtcgcaaaacataagtagggacacggccctttacaatcaaaagaagtctattacatgaacaaaagaacttaaaagtcttgtcctcgaatccatgaggacataccaagtcttggaggaaagcaatccaacacttcaaactagctaggagggatcacttgccggaacctacacttatagtaaaaatatgaagaatatgggttagtacacaaaatgtactaagtatgatgaccatgcaaaacatgcttaaaaagggacattttagttagaaaccatgcattatgccacctttttgaaatatcatgaacaatagcataaaagacatacaagacaagcataacatcaagtaagtcataatatcacctttaaacaatatcaacatgaaaacctttaccttggaccttcacctcaagaaacccttatgctatacctcgtgcaatgtatggatgacgtcccataccaccatccatactaaggcaccacatttaggtcacttaaagtaacttatcattcctttctttcacctttgcacaatattcatacataagaggtatatcattaattaagacatgacaagggaaaataactcgtaatataacccaagtataacatgcataacatattaagcatttaagagccaacattctttaataacctcatttagggtacattcatgtcacagtcattaggatttagagaaactcactatgaccctctccaagcctactcgtgcaatgtataggtagcatcccatactactacctacactttgtagaacctgtcaagaaaccataatgaaatctcacatgatgggaagtaagcgtttaaccgacatagaccatgagagcttgtcatggaatccggtgtcatgagtccccacaccgaaaagaggtggtctacttgcctaaggaagaccggtatatatagcttaatggatccactagcttcctatgcgggcacatagtttatgggataaggtagacgatcattgaaactcatgcctaactgtcgggggagtttccatctaaccaaatccgctcggtgcttagcctacattcccatagaatagttcattactttgacatcatcacacatgaaagggtgccataagcctaccgattcaaggtacattatttaacacatgaaagggtgccataagcctaccgattcaaggtacatttaggaaagctcattaactcctcttgaaagggtgccatgggcctaccgattcaagtctcatcattaacctttatggaaaggtgccataggcctaccgaatccaaggttcattacttatcattaatggaagggtgccattagcctaccgatccaaggttcattataagcatgtgtggaagggtgccataagcctaccgatccaaggattcaacaatcaacaatataatcatttatacaagaaaatgatgcataagccctaccaattcaaggtatactttatattgaagaatccttcatattatatcatcaacattcatgagtgtcatcaacacatctctggatttccatacatctcataactcaaactttaaagcatcgattcatcaattctccatagttggacattttgtcaaacaccttgaaggcatgtaatggaatcaaagagcatggaaaatagggtagtaattatgcaaccaaaccagtgaacaacctacaacaacacctttacattcataacatgatcacattatcttcattgaattctcattcgtataatgtcatgataacactccaatttctcatactatgcctttaaggccataagcctcacataccaatacaccaacaatacaccataaaataagcatgggtaatgacatacttcaacaatctaaagacctttaaacaagtttgattcatatacattcattatctagcaacccacttcataaaggcataaactaggaatagagagaaatcatgggttcatggagtattttcatcttaaatcgtcaatacaacaacaatataaccataaagtgccattagaaaccttttaaaaccatttggtggaagaacccatgagattgagtgaaaacctagatttttcatactttgaaataactttggatttggctccttgaatggaaaattagacaaggatcaagaccaccatacctttgctatgatctcccacgaaaATTGATGAAGACACCACCTTCAaaccaagccctagctccaagttcttgactttcttaaatggaggattgtagagagggaaatgtttttagggatgggaatgaactaatggtatataggaaataatataagtcttttgaaaaaaatggtccaacacttagaaaaaatttcaggcgggtgaacagtaatgaacagtaaaattagctactggaatttgcattttctgccggacagactttacgaaaatgggcataacttcttcgtccgaactccgaatgaggtgaaacgaagtgcgttaggtagctaactcaaagggctttccatggatatattatgggccacccaattatttgtgtgctaggagatatgaccctccaaagtagaccctcgaaaaaggcttcacttggaaatttcggattttgatacggttgctctaaaatttgggttagacccatttcccactcaatttgaccccctaaacaagaatatgaagtcggattttcgaaaaacgaaacggatcttttaatatacagctaaacaagtttccggtaacttccgaagcacatttttaagaacttttgggtcaaattcaaatataatcatttcattaagttctcgactccaaactcacatgtgaggctctagtttcactctatcattttccgagtcgttacattatcccccacttaggaacattcgtcctcgaatgacactttaaacacataaggGGTAACAACTCAAGTATACAGCCCATCAACATGcatacaacatcaatacaaGTACATAAATAtcggaggaaacatcaactccacatcaatgaGGCTCAAacaacttcatgcaattcaagaaattaGGAATACATCTACCAATTCCTTATGCATCAAGctttaccatttctcatttcattggatgaacttccttctccaatttACATCACACTCATCCCAAAATTATtaggcacattatgcaattttctcacAAAAGTACAATTATGCAACATTCTCAAGAACACATTTAAGCATGCCTAATAAATCAACTCATGCAACATttaagcatgttcaacatttatcctcatgaagcatatagacaactcaactaaatgcacatcaacacGAGGAACAcgtttatgaaaactcattttatcatttaacaagaattcaaataggacatgcataacataaggagaccatggaaactcattttcacccaagactccaaaacataaaacaagctactaggaactcttggcctcaagcttgaataagaatagaaggaatgagataaggatatcaacactctcaacaaccttgctATTCAAcctaccatcccccacttagaagaaaacccaattaaggcaaacatgaaaaacaacaCCATAGAAACCTCATCAAGACATTCATGACCATAAGGAACTAAAACTTACCGGCGCCTTCATTCGGATTAGCTTCCTTGTCCTTGctagcttggagagcatagaaacgaCCATAATTTGGAGGAATAGGAACCGTTCCATCTTTAGAAGCTTGCTTTGCCTCCCTTCCTCTAGCCGTAAAAGTAGGACAATCTTTCACCTTGTGATCATTcttcccacaaccatagcatccattagtaccggctaggcacttcccatagTGCCTCTTGCCACAAGTGGTGCAAGTAGGTTTAGAAAATTGAGATCCACCACCTTTATCTTGGTtaaccttaggagcacttgaaAAATCTTGATCTTGAgccctcttcttgaacctaggttgactTTGCTCATCGGATCTACCCCTCTTCACATTCCTATTcatcctcttaagtttggactcctcaatggattgagcatacactatgagcctagaaatgttcatgtcatTATGGAGCATTGCCGTATGGCACTCTTCCTTGACTAGGTCGGATACGCCGgtcacaaacctactcatctcatccctagggtttgacaccaaagatggggcatacttagacaattgggtaaacctcaaggaatactcttgcacactcatattaccttgccgaagattgataaactcctcaaccttacactccctcatctcacggggaaagtacctaccaaggaaagcttccttaaactcctcccattctataggatcCGCTCCCACCGGCCTATTAgccttccattgagtgaaccaaatttgggcaacatctttcaattgataggagGCAAGCTCCGCCTTTTCTCttgaagtcacccccatagcactcactaccttatacacttcatccaaaaattcttggggatcctctcccaccttagAACCTAGAAAcaccggaggattcatcctcacaaagtctctcaacttagaagccatagtaccctcattagcattcaccctaggccccataTCTCTAGTCGCTTGAGCCGCCATGGCTCGGGCCAAGATTAAGAAAGCcgacctaatctcttcattggtCATATCCGGGGGAACCACCGGAACCTCATTCTCTTGCTCACCTATAGGAACTTGATTGCATTGCACACCTTGACCATTTTGCACAACTTGGGGAGGAACTTCCTCATTCACATCCTCTTCTCCTACTCTCCTTGCGGGTCTCcctcttgtattcatatcctataaacacaagagaaggataaggataagaacacttatagaaccacactctaaggcacgactttaagaatatgaaagaagtgtaacttctagcatcctatagcctctcgctcatagatgtgtcgcgactcacaccgatgaacaagactctactagatgtggcatGTGAGACATCGAtcctaaaaaaaacatttccaaaatcttatgctctgataccatgtttgtcacgacccgggagcacccccaagtcgtaacaaggcgtactcgaccccgaaggggtcttatacaagccacatagtcattcattgcattcaataatgaaaatagtgcggaataataaaaaaaaacttatttacatccacacatttaaacttcttaaaacaactttaaaaacacacagcggaagtctaagtctcacatggccatcttagacacagtcgcaaaacataagtagggacacggccctttacaatcaaaagaagtctattacatgaacaaaagaacttaaaagtcttgtcctcgaatccatgaggacataccaagtcttggaggaaagcaatccaacacttcaaactagctaggagggatcacttgccggaacctacacttatagtaaaaatatgaagaatatgggttagtacacaaaatgtactaagtatgatgaccatgcaaaacatgcttaaaaagggacattttagttagaaaccatgcattatgccacctttttgaaatatcatgaacaatagcataaaagacatacaagacaagcataacatcaagtaagtcataatatcacctttaaacaatatcaacatgaaaacctttaccttggaccttcacctcaagaaacccttatgctatacctcgtgcaatgtatggatgacgtcccataccaccatccatactaaggcaccacatttaggtcacttaaagtaacttatcattcctttctttcacctttgcacaatattcatacataagaggtatatcattaattaagacatgacaagggaaaataactcgtaatataacccaagtataacatgcataacatattaagcatttaagagccaacattctttaataacctcatttagggtacattcatgtcacagtcattaggatttagagaaactcactatgaccctctccaagcctactcgtgcaatgtataggtagcatcccatactactacctacactttgtagaacctgtcaagaaaccataatgaaatctcacatgatgggaagtaagcgtttaaccgacatagaccatgagagcttgtcatggaatccggtgtcatgagtccccacaccgaaaagaggtggtctacttgcctaaggaagaccggtatatatagcttaatggatccactagcttcctatgcgggcacatagtttatgggataaggtagacgatcattgaaactcatgcctaactgtcgggggagtttccatctaaccaaatccgctcggtgcttagcctacattcccatagaatagttcattactttgacatcatcacacatgaaagggtgccataagcctaccgattcaaggtacattatttaacacatgaaagggtgccataagcctaccgattcaaggtacatttaggaaagctcattaactcctcttgaaagggtgccatgggcctaccgattcaagtctcatcattaacctttatggaaaggtgccataggcctaccgaatccaaggttcattacttatcattaatggaagggtgccattagcctaccgatccaaggttcattataagcatgtgtggaa
It encodes the following:
- the LOC125869838 gene encoding uncharacterized protein LOC125869838, with amino-acid sequence MNTRGRPARRVGEEDVNEEVPPQVVQNGQGVQCNQVPIGEQENEVPVVPPDMTNEEIRSAFLILARAMAAQATRDMGPRVNANEGTMASKLRDFVRMNPPVFLGSKVGEDPQEFLDEVYKVVSAMGVTSREKAELASYQLKDVAQIWFTQWKANRPVGADPIEWEEFKEAFLGRYFPREMRECKVEEFINLRQGNMSVQEYSLRFTQLSKYAPSLVSNPRDEMSRFVTGVSDLVKEECHTAMLHNDMNISRLIVYAQSIEESKLKRMNRNVKRGRSDEQSQPRFKKRAQDQDFSSAPKVNQDKGGGSQFSKPTCTTCGKRHYGKCLAGTNGCYGCGKNDHKVKDCPTFTARGREAKQASKDGTVPIPPNYGRFYALQASKDKEANPNEGAGSGK